The Diceros bicornis minor isolate mBicDic1 chromosome 15, mDicBic1.mat.cur, whole genome shotgun sequence genome has a window encoding:
- the LOC131414833 gene encoding palmitoyltransferase ZDHHC19-like, giving the protein MRLWEDGMPLTKGRHPPPQVPIPWLVPSLLAAFSGVLLVAVSGLFFGFPCRWLAQNGEWAFPVVTGPLFVLTFGILMFLNISDPGILHQGSNEQGPRTVRVVWAKHIAFRLQWCPQCCFHRPPRTYHCPWCNICVEDFDHHCRWVNNCIGHRNLGLFILLLLCLCLYLGSMLVTCMVFLLRTTHLPFSIDKVIAIVVVVPAAGFLVPLLVLLLMKARSVSTAQRSYEDKYQYLHGHNPFDLGCGKNWYWTLCAALGPKYMAEAVRLQRVVGPDWVPTRNLHFPTCPSMPIPEALPGLGSGRQVQPLDLYQAGQDPPGSGEAAALQEATFNLKLNV; this is encoded by the exons ATGCGGCTCTGGGAGGATGGCATGCCCCTCACGAAGGGGCGCCATCCCCCGCCTCAGGTCCCAATTCCCTGGCTCGTCCCGAGCCTGCTCGCTGCCTTCAGTGGAGTCCTGCTGGTCGCTGTCAGTGGACTCTTCTTTGGTTTCCC TTGCAGATGGCTGgcccagaatggggagtgggcctTTCCTGTTGTCACAGGACCCCTCTTCGTCCTCACCTTCGGCATTCTCATGTTTCTAAACATCTCCGACCCTGGTATCTTGCACCAAG GCTCCAACGAACAGGGCCCCAGGACGGTGCGTGTGGTTTGGGCGAAGCATATAGCCTTCCGCCTGCAGTGGTGCCCACAGTGCTGCTTCCACCGCCCGCCGCGGACCTACCACTGCCCCTGGTGCAACATCTGTGTGGAG GACTTCGACCACCACTGCAGGTGGGTGAACAATTGCATAGGTCACCGGAACTTGGGCTTGTTCATCCTGCTCCTCCTGTGCCTATGCTTGTACTTGGGCTCCATGCTTGTCACCTGCATGGTCTTCCTCCTGCGCACCACCCACCTGCCCTTCTCCATTGACAAGGTCATCGC CATCGTCGTAGTGGTCCCCGCTGCCGGCTTCCTGGTGCCTCTCTTGGTGCTTCTGCTGATGAAGGCCAGGTCGGTGAGCACCGCCCAGCGCTCCTACGAGGACAAG TACCAATACCTACATGGACACAACCCTTTCGACCTTGGCTGTGGCAAAAACTGGTATTGGACACTTTGTGCAGCGCTGGGACCCAA GTACATGGCCGAAGCTGTCAGGCTGCAGAGAGTGGTGGGGCCTGACTGGGTGCCCACGCGGAACCTGCACTTCCCGACGTGCCCCTCCATGCCCATTCCCGAAGCCCTCCCTGGGCTGGGGTCTGGCCGCCAGGTCCAACCTCTGGATCTGTACCAAGCAGGGCAGGATCCCCCAGGGAGTGGTGAGGCTGCAGCCCTCCAGGA GGCAACTTTTAACCTGAAGCTCAATGTTTGA